The Ahaetulla prasina isolate Xishuangbanna chromosome 13, ASM2864084v1, whole genome shotgun sequence genomic interval TAAAACTTAGCAAACCTTTTGAATccagatgtctgtggagattccagtcatccaggtcacgttttcaagaggcaactggagtttctagtttttctttgaagacgtttcgcttctcatcctagaagcttccAGACccgacacaatgtaagccgccctgagtcttcggagaagggcgggatataaatgtaaataaaaaatttaaaaaaagcgaaacatcttcaaagaaaaaccagaaactccagttgcctcttgagagaaaaaaaaaggcaactttgggacaaccttgaACCCAGAGTTGTAGACTGTATTTCACACTTGCTATACCCCGAGAGCTTTTATGTGGTGTGTTTAGTCTTAAGACTAGTCAAAGCAATGCTTCAGTTCCCCATCAAGAGAGTTTGATGTATTTATTCTAACTAGAATTATTACActtagcatatttttttttcatgagcaTATTTCTTCCTGACGTTTGTTTACATCCCGTATCAACAGTGAGTTACTGCACTGTGAAAactatttaaacatttttgcaaacTATGAGGTTCAGCTTGTTAAACCAGATTGCTTTGAGCCAAGGGCAGCGCATTTTGTTAACCCAAATTGCCATGACAGTGAGTTCCGGCGAAAAGTGGGGAAACGCAGCTTTATTCCATCCACATTTATCTGAAGtacggatagtccttgacttacgactagaaTTAGGACGCAGAATTGCTAAGTAGCGTGCTTGTTAAGTGAGTCCTAATTGATTTTTGCTACTGCTGTTAAAGCAAATCACTgtttagaatcaagatcacgtgaagtgttaagaccactttataatgccttggtaaggccacacttggaatattgcattcagttttggtcgccacgatgtaaaaaagatgttgagactctagaaagagtgcagggaagagcaacaaagatgattaggggactggaggctaaaacatatgaagaacggttgcaggaactcggtatgtctagtttaatgaaaagaaggaccaggggtgacatgataggagtgttccaacatctcagggacttccacaaagaagagggaatcaagctattctccaaagcacctgaaggcaggacaagaagcaatgaatggaaagtaatcaaggagagaagcaacttagaacgaaggagaaatttcctgacagttagaacaattaatcagtggaacaatttgcctccagaagttgtgaatgctccaacactggaagttttaaagaagagattggataaccatttgctgaagcggtgcagggtttcctgccaaatcagggggttggactagaagacctccaaagtcccttccagctcttgttattctattctattctactgcagTCCTTAAGTAAGTCAtctggtcgttaagcgaatctggcttcccccatcgaCTTGACTTGTCAGAGGCCAGCGGAGAAGGTTGCAGATGgcaatcccatgaccctgggacacggcaatCGTCGTAACTACATGCCAGTTCccgattattatttttatcatgtgaccagcatgatgcTGCCATGGTTGTAAGTTTAACAGTCTTTATTAATTCAGCCACCGCATTGAATAGTGAAGGAACAGATTGGTTTTGTGCATTGTATATTTGCACGCCTGTAGTGCCTATGTTGAATAGGAACCATATTTACATGCAAATAACATAGCTGAGCTACCCAcgtatgggggggaaaaaagccctGTTAACACTGTGTACATTTTATTCGGCCATCTGGagataaaatattttaggaatctCACAGATGCTCACATAGTCTGCGTTTATGATATGGGAAGGGCGAAGGAAATATTTTAGGAAGGTTCCTTTTAAAGAACATTTCGTATCCTTTCTATAATTATAGTCTCGGTGCTTGTATCAATAATAGCCCTGAATATCTTCTGCTCTTTCTGATCCATTGACCTGAAGTTCACACAGATGCAGAATTGAAATATATTGCCCGCCTCCACACAAGtggtcatgtaaaaaaaaaaaaaggattaactTGGTTACTCAACGATTGGttactcagctttgctggctgagggactctgggagttgaagtccacaaatcttaaaagagccaagtttgcagatagtTCAACTCCAGGCTACAAATATCTTCTATTAGAGTTGAAAGCACTGGAAGTTTATTTCATGCtgtctatacacaagaatctgatctaatgGTCAAgccaaattggtgctagataagagcCAACGGATGTCACGAGGGCCTGGATTTAGCTCTCTTGTGGGAAGGTAATGACTCCAAACTCATGACGCCTTTGACCCTGCCCTCATCTGCTACACCCACTATCTAAACTCTGGTGGTCTCACAGAGATGTTCTTAACTGAATCATTACTATTCCAGTCTGTTTTTCTTTAACAAACCGGCCATTGGCCTGAACTCAGACATGACCATCATTGACTAGCTAATTCTCAGAACATGGAGATAAAATAGTGAGGcacattggggtggggggggagaatctTGACCCCTCTCAAAATGAATGCAATTGTCCATTTGCAGGTGAAACGCCCCATTCATTAATAGTTTCTATTCTTAATTTTTATGTCTTCAGACATTTCCACAATTgtttagaatattaaaaatgtGCTGAGGAGGATCGGCGGTGCTggccttccccccgccccccactgaTCTGCTAACACCCTCCTCTCCCTGTAATCTAAATAGATATTAATTCAAATAAATAGTGGGCTACTTTAGAAGTCTTGGGCAGTTAAGAGCAAAGCTCAAAAACAGCTCGTTTGAATTCCAGAAGCAGTTTCAGAGCTGgacgaaaaagaaaaaaaaagttttcttatttttttcgttTGGCTTTGAGAAGCTTCAAGAAATTGTCAGAATAAATCCACTTGTAAaagggagatttaaaaaaaaattaggaacatACTGccacatgtggtggatgtgccctaAAATAAAAAACGTTTTGGTGCAAGATAAAGagctggttggaagaaatcacatTACAAAAGATACAATCCAAACCGGATCTATTAGGAATAATAGATCCAAAAGTAGAGAAATCTTCGCAATACCTAATACTTCACATACTAATGGCAGCAAGGGTTATCATTGCACAAGGGTGTAAACAAACTAATACACCACCAGAGGAAATAGTGATTAAGAAAATtttacagtgtgcagaaatggataaatcaACCATGAAAATTAAGGAAAGAGAAAATTCGGACTATTATAGATTGTGGAACAAATTCTACAAATggtcagaaaaaagaaaatctaaatAAGAATTGGAAAAATGTAAGTTAATATCGCTGAAATAAAGAACTATATGTTACCAATTATTGTTAACCTCATAGTATTGattgtgtaaataaatataatgtaaatgtaTGTATTTGGTAGACGAATTGAACAAAAATAGACAATATGCAGGTCGATACAGAAGGCTATAAAAATAGCATATAATGTATTGTTAATGTTTGTCGTGTTTTTTACTCTTGTTTTTgtccttgttcttttttattttatttttttctgtttttaaaagtaaaaaagcttaataaaaactatttttaaaaaaattcaaaggaaGGGATATAGTTTTGCAGATGCGCGACAAACGCAGCTCATCGCAAAATGCGTCTGGAGCACCAGATCGTCAGCTTGAAGGCCAACAACAATGAAAGAAGAGCGTTAGAGAATACCATTAAATATTTATATGCTTTGACTTTTaagccctccctccctttgtggCTTTTGGTAGTTTTCAGGGAAATGGGACTCCCTGCCACTGAACACAAAGCAACAGTGTCTCTCAGTGACCAAAACGGGCACATCTTTGAAGCAACTTGGGTATAGCGAAGAATCTGACAGCTTTCACTGGCTTTGCTTAGCCAATTCTCACCGCCTACTATTTGTCctgcttttctaaaaaaaaaaaggggggggaacatACCATATGGCTTCAAAAGCCTCTGTATGCTTCCCCCTCAATTCTACACAAGGTTAGTCAAGTACAACCAGTTGGGTTTGCAATTCTGCCCATATATGGATTATTGGTGGCTTCTGATTGCcatggaaaagagagagagaaagactaagcagcaaaggtttaaaaaaaaatagctcggTCGCTTTTCACCGGTCGCTTTTTTTAAGCTGTCATTGGCTATTCCAGATTCTCAAATGATAAGGTATGTGTGCCTTCTAATATGCATATGAGAAATGGCCAAAGGGCATGTCACTTCAACACTTGCTTTCTGTCCATCCACatttgtaggagaagagcaggcagagctgggaggGGTGGAGTTAAGTACGTCATCAGTTTCGAGTCTTTGCATTGCCCACAAACAGTCCAAGTCCAACCCtcttttgaattccattgacctttatctggtgccaatttaatTATGAACTTTAGTTGATTAGATTCTTGTGTGTAGGCTTGAACAATAAATCTACATTGTGAGATTATATTATTATCTGATTGAATATGAAAAATGTTGAAATGAATATTTGGTATTATTCGGTAGCTGAATAGCAATAGACTTgtgttacagtgctttacagccctctctaagcggtttacagggtcagcctattgcccgcaacagtctgggtcctcattttatccatctcggaaggatgtgaggctgagtgaaccttgagcctggtgagattcgaactgccaaattgcaggcagcggcagtcagcaaaagtagcctgcagtactgcactctaaccactgcaccactgcggctCATAGCTTTCTTCTCCTAGATTATTAACAAGTATGAAATAAAGGTGACAGCGCTTATGTTAAATTATGAGATATATTACAAATGACTTGcaattcattctctctttctcttgttgACGTGTTGTGTTCTTTAGGTCCTGATCACTTTAGTTCCAAGAGTCTTGCTTTACAAGCCCAGAAGAAGATTTTGAGCAAGATGGCGAGCAAGACGATGGCCAACATGCTCATCGACGACACCAGCAGCGAAATCTTCGACGAGTTGTACAAAGTGACCATAGAGCAcgtgaaaaacaagaaagaagccCACAAGATTATGAAAGACTTGATCAAAGTCGCCATCAAGATCGGGATTCTCTACCGAAACAACCAGTTCAACGCGGACGAGATGGAGATCGTTGAGAAATTACGCAAGAAGCTGAATCAGGCGGCCATGACCTTGGTGAGTTTTTACGAAGTGGAGTTCACCTTTGACAAGAACGTTCTTTCGGGACTGTTGAATGAGTGCAAAGACCTCGTCCATGAACTTGTAGAACGGCACCTGACAGCCAGGTCTCATGCACGGATCAACCACGTCTTTGATCACTTCGCCGCTGTTGAATTCCTCACTGCTCTCTACAGCCTAGATGGAGAATGCCGTCCACATCTCAAAAAAATATGCGATGGGATCAACAAACTACTTGATGAGAAGGTCCTCTGAAACTCGGCTTTCCAAGACTTTTAAAGAACAGATCAAATTAAGAGATGCAAACAGAGTTGAGAAAGGAATACAAGAGCCTGCTGCTTTTTTTtataatcccccccccccgacaaaaTATCTTAGTAACAAAATACATTTATTCTGGAACATGTTCACATTCCGCTTGTAAGGAAGCGAGATGTACTTCACCccacaaataaaaagaaacattttcgCACAGAGAACGGTTTACAATGCAAAAGGAATTGTGCGAATTGGAATTCAGCGCTACAAAATAAACGATCCACTTCGGAGAGCAAATAAAATGGCCCACCTTTTCATTgcagaagaaaaacttttaaaatggaaagagcgAGTGCCAAGCttcgttttaaaagaaaaaccacaCGATCCATACTGAAAAAATGAGGAAGAACTCTTAAGTGCAAGAAAACCCAAAGCACACGAACAAGGTTGCTTTTAAAGGGCATAGTGTTTCCactgaaaataatggaaaaattgGCACGATTCTCTTAATGAAGGATAATCTCAAGACTCTAAAAAAGAGGAGCGATTAAAGAAAGTTCATTCCGTAAAGTCCTCACGCGTTGCTGCAGTCAGTACCAAAGCGAACGAAATTCGCTTCTAGAGCAGAGAAAGTTTGAAACGGACACAGGCCCTTTCGGAGAGATCTTTTCATGCTCAGCTGCAACAAGGGATGTTCTGAAATTGAGCAGACATTCCAGGTACGGGAGACCTCCTTGCAGCCTTCCATCATCCCCTCAGTGTTCCATCAGAAGGACTGCTCGCTTGGAGAGTCACCGGAGAAGAACGGACAACTGATGAGTGATAGACACCTTGGGTGGGATACAGGAGAATGTAAGGGAGGCCAGAGAGAAGAACAGCAGATGGCCTTCTGCTGAAAGAAATGGGCCAAGCCAAACTACATCCACGCTGTACCAAAAATATACTTGGTAATGCCCATGTTGACCCAAGGTACCAACacgaggattatttttttttaccatctccttggagatatactgtatttttgggactataagacacacctgaatttagaagaggaaaacaacaacaacaacaaagtttttAACCTATCTTTTTTCGGCCCTTTTCCAGTCCTTTTTCCGGCCTGTTTCGGGGGTGGGagttggcccattttcaaggcttttttcaacccgttttcaaggctttttttggcccatttttgaggctttttacaggccattttgggggctttttttgcccatttttgaggcttttctcgGCCTGTTTTCAGGGATTCTttgggcccattttcaaggcttttgtgGGGctgttttttttggaaaaaatgggCCAGAagaagcctcaaaaatgtgctgaaaaaagcctcaaaaatgggccaaaaagcctcaaaaatggctgaaaaaagcccccaaaatggtcccaaaaaaggctgaaaaaaggcccaaaaacaggacgtgcagagcccaaaaaacagccagcgggtgggcagggcttcggcaatattcggtctataagacacacagacattttcacccccttttgggagacaaaaaagtgcatcttatagtccgaaaaaaagGCTGGTTGCTTAAGTTTGCCCATTTTTTATaaccttccccctccccaaaagtgtTATCATTCTGGTCTGAAAGGCTTATGTGATTCACAATTTCCGTTCAGGAAGCTGACACAAGTATATAGCAAAATGTTTAGACAAGAGCTGATAGCTAATTATTTCACAGCATCAAAAGAACAGCCATCCCTTGTTAGATAGGACAACATACCTAATCTTGCTGACGACTCCCAAAGTCAATCTATTAAAGCTCAGCGAGTGGGTGCACAAAAATACGTTTCTAGCGAAAGAAAATGCAACAGAGAATCTGCAGAGTAGCCATGGCGCGTTAAGCCGAGATGGCCATGCCACAGGCAAGAGACGATACAATATTTGCTTGCTTTCAGGTAAATACTTGTAATTGCATGAAAGCAGGTGTGAATATTTTAATTGCATGAAGTGCAAGTTCGTACAATTTCATTATTCACGACAGCGAATACTGTAATTGCATGAAAGCAGTCCTATTTTAACTGCTTCATCTTACAGAAAGTGACTTTTAACAGGAGCTAAATCAGGTTCTTGGCAAACCATGTTTTTGCATAATGCTTGCTTAATCGTCTGTGCCAATGTAGCcatttagacacacacacacacacacacacacacacccataggaCAAAAAGATGGCTCAAAGCACAACTTAAGAAACCGGATTGAAAACGGGGTCTAATTCTGCCACCTTTCAGTGTTTGTCTTTATCAAATGGAAAATTAGCATCAAATCTTTTTTTGAATGTACAAGC includes:
- the TNFAIP8L3 gene encoding tumor necrosis factor alpha-induced protein 8-like protein 3 isoform X1, whose protein sequence is MDSDSGELSDGDLVSAAGPDHFSSKSLALQAQKKILSKMASKTMANMLIDDTSSEIFDELYKVTIEHVKNKKEAHKIMKDLIKVAIKIGILYRNNQFNADEMEIVEKLRKKLNQAAMTLVSFYEVEFTFDKNVLSGLLNECKDLVHELVERHLTARSHARINHVFDHFAAVEFLTALYSLDGECRPHLKKICDGINKLLDEKVL
- the TNFAIP8L3 gene encoding tumor necrosis factor alpha-induced protein 8-like protein 3 isoform X2 — translated: MASKTMANMLIDDTSSEIFDELYKVTIEHVKNKKEAHKIMKDLIKVAIKIGILYRNNQFNADEMEIVEKLRKKLNQAAMTLVSFYEVEFTFDKNVLSGLLNECKDLVHELVERHLTARSHARINHVFDHFAAVEFLTALYSLDGECRPHLKKICDGINKLLDEKVL